GGTCTATATCCCAGGCATCCCACAGCGGCGGGGTGTCATGATAGAACTGCAACTGGTTGCCGGTCTGGCCGGGCGGCAGCAGCTCACGGTCTACGCTTTTGTCCAGCCAGCGGCTGATCTCGCCATCTTCATTGAACTTCAAGATGTAATGGTCCGTCTCCCATTGCTCCGGGAAACCGTCTCCGGCGGCAGATTCACCCTGCGGATCAGGCCCTACTCCGGCTGGCTCCGCAGCCTCCCGCAGCCAGATCGTCCGGCAGCCAAAGGCCGGAATCTTACGGACCTGCACAGCCAGCGTGTAGCTGTCCCCGCCAGCCTCCGTGTTCCAGCATTCGCTCGCAAGCGGCCCGTCTTCATCGAAGGCCTGCATAGCAGCCAGCTCAGGACCGCCCTCCAGCCGGAGCAGCTCCGTCCGCTCCCAGCCCAGGCTGTTGAAGACCACATAGGGACGGCCCTCGCCCGATGTATTCACCTCAGCCGCCAGAGCATGCAGGGAGCGGTCCAGCACCTGCCCGCCCAGACGGAAGATCTCGGCGTATTCCTCCCGCGAGGTCGTATACACCTCAGGGATTGAAGTCCCCGGAATGATGTCATGGAACTGGTTGAGCAGCAGCAGCTTCCAGCCTTCGGCCAGCTCCCCGGAGGGCAGCAGACGCTGCAATTCAGGCTGATCAGGCTGATCCGGCTGATCCAACTCCAGCACACCGTCCTTTTGCGCCAGCACGCTCCAGATCTCCGCCTGCCGGTATAGGATCTCCGCTTTGCGGTTGCTGCGCTTATTGAAGGCATGGGTCGTGAAGGTCCCCCGGTGAAGCTCCAGATAGAGATCGCCGTGCCATGCCGGAAGCTCCGGCTGGCGCGCACCAATCTCCGAGAAGAATGCCTCTGCCGTTGAGAATGTGCTGACCGGCTGGCCCAGGGCGAGCTCGGTGCGGCTCACATATTCCAGCATCTCGTGGGTGACTCCGCCTCCGCCGTCGCCGTGGCCGTAGAGCAGCATCAGCTCATCATGCGCTTCCTTCTGGGCGTTGGCCTGCCAATGCTCCTGCACATCCTTCGGGTGAGTATGCTCGTTCACTCCATGGTTCTGATAGGCCACGATCTTCGTCCCGTCAATGCCGACCCAGTGGAACAGCGTATGCGGGAAGGGGTTGGTATCATTCCAGCCGAGCTTCGTTGTCATGAAATAATCAATTCCCGCCTGCTTCAAGAGCTGCGGCAGAGAAGCGCAATAACCAAACGTATCCGGCAGCCATTCAATCGTGGACCGCTTGCCGAATTCCTTCATATAGAAGTCCTGGCCGTACAGCATCTGCCGGACCAGCGACTCCCCGCCGGGAATGTTCAGATCCGGCTCTACCCACATGCCGCCGACCAGCTCCCACCGGCCCTCGGCAATCCGCTGCTTGATCCGCTCGTATAGCTGCGGATAATGCGCCTTGGCGAAGGCATACAGCTGGGGCTGGCTCTGCGAGTACCGGAAGTCCGGGTACTTGTCCATCAGGGTGCAGACGGTGGAGAAGGTCCGGCTGACCTTGCGCACCGTCTCCCGGACCGGCCACAGCCAGGCCACATCAATATGGGACTGGCCGACCATATGCATCGTTCCCGGGTGCAGTCCCGCAGACCGTTCCGCCGCCGCAGCCGCCCGCAGCAGCTGTTCAGCCGCAGTTACCGCACCGCCGTCCAGCAGCCGCTCCTCCTTCATATAGAGCGTGTCCATCGTCTGCTCCAGCGTCTTAAGGCTGCGGATGCGGCGCATGTCGCCCTCCGGCAGCAGGAGGGCTGCTTCGTGTACGATTCGCACCGTATACAGCAGGCTGTATACCGGACGATTGACGCGCACAAGCTTCATTTCAATGCCCGTCAGCGGCGGCTTGATCACCGCCTGGCGGTTCAGCGGGTCCTCCGGCTCAGGCACCGGATCATACAGCTCGATGTCCAGCTTCAGGCGTTCACCCGGAGCGTAAGACGGCAGCGGAATGAACCAGTGATTGCTGTCCAGGCCATGGTACGGCGCTCCGTCCAGCTTCAATAGGCCTTCCCCGCGTCCCAGATAGAGCAGCGCCGCTTCTTCATGCGCCCACTCTCCCGGAACCGTGATCTCCCGCTGAAGGAAATATGTGGTTCCATACCCGCCGTCCAGCAGAGAAATATTGTACTCCTGATGCAGCTCCTCCTCATGCTCATAGCAGCCAGGAGTAAGATAGCGGGACCTCTGCATAGTCCATTCCGCAAGCTCTAACTTCTCAGCCCACTGCCGCTTGGCCAGCCATCCGGTAAACCGGTCCATACGCTTCATGGCTTAGCCCTCCTCTCTGACCTGGAGCGGCGCGCTCAGATACTCTGCGGAGTGCGGGCCTGCCATCACTGCGAATTCTCCCGGCTCGACGATCCGCGTCAGATCCGCTGATACATATTCCAGCTCCTCCCGGCCTACACGGAACGTCACCGTCTGCGTGTCTCCGGGCTGAAGGCTGATCTTGCGGAAGCCCTTAAGCTGCTTCTCGGGCCGGGTAATGGAAGAGGCCAAGTCGGAAATATAGAGCTGGACCACCTCGCTGCCCGCCCGGTCACCTCTATTAGTCACATCCACGGAGACAAGCGCTTCTTCATCCGCAGAGATTACAGGAGGCTCCACCTTCAGGTTACTGTAGTTGAATTCAGTGAAGCTAAGACCATAGCCGAAGGGGTATTCGGCGTGGAAATCCGTCTCCAGATACCGTTTGCCTCTTGTCCGGCGCTTGTAGTAATACACGGGAAGCTGGCCTACATGCTTCGGAATGCTGATCGTCAGCCGCCCGGAAGGGTTCACCTCACCGAACAGGATATCGGCAATCGCATGTCCGCCCTCCTGCCCCGGGTACCACGCTTCCAGAATGGCGTCAGCATGTTCTACAATCCAAGGCTCTGCAATTGGACGGCCATTGATATAGACCACAATCAGCGGCTTGCCCAGCTTATGAATCTCTTGCGCCAGCTCCAGTTGCACGCCCATCAGATTCAGCGTAGCCCGGTCGATACCTTCGCCGCATTCCATGTCACTCCAGGAATGCTCGGTCACAACAGAAGCACCGGTGAGCAGATCAATCGTTCCCTCACCGAAGTCTCTGGCGCTGGAGCCGCCGATCGCCAGCACCACCGCATCGGCTTCGGCCGCACAGGCGAGTGCATGGTCGAAGCCTTCCCGCGAATCGCCCTTGATCCGGCAGCCGGGTGCATACAGGACCTTATCCGCTTCGCCGCCCAGCGCCTGCCGGATGCCGTCCAGCACGGTGACAATCGCGCCTGCGGGCTGCGGCGAGGTGTAGTCGCCAAGCTGGTTGTACGGCGCATCCGCATTGGGACCGATCACGGCAAGCTTACGGATCTCCTTGCTTAGCGGCAGCGCTGCATTCTCATTCTTCAGCATAATGATGCTCTCACGGGCGATCCGCCGCGCCAGCTCCCGGTGCTCCGGCTTGCCGATGATGCTCTCCGCCTGCTCAGGATCAGCATAGGGACGGTCGAACAGCCCAAGCTTGAACTTCAGCTCCAGAATCCGCGCTGCCGCGCGGTCCAGATCGGATTCCTGCAGCCGCCCATGCGTGATAGCAGCCGCGATATGCTGCTCGAACATCTCGCCCGACATCTCCATATCGATGCCGGCCAGCAGTGCCTGGGCTACAGCCGTTTCTCCGCTATCTGCGGTGTTATGACCATTCGTCAGCATGCCCAGCGCTCCGCAGTCCGTGATCACGAACCCTTCGAAGCCCCACTGCTCCCGCAATACATCCTGCAAAAGATAACGGTTCGTCGTACAAGGTACGCCGTCAATCTCGTTATAAGCTGTCATAATGGACAGCGCTCCGGCCTCCACCGCCTTACGGAACGGCAGCAGATCGACCTCATGCAGCTCGCGCAGTCCCATATGCACGGGTGCGGAGTTGCGCCCGCCCTCCGAGCTGCCATAGGCGGCGAAGTGCTTCAAGGTGGCCAGCACGGAATCCTCCGCGTCCAGCCGTTCTCCCTGCAAGCCCTTCACTGCTTCTACGCCCATCGCCGCAATCAGGAACGGATCTTCGCCGAAGGTCTCCTCCGTCCGGCCCCAACGCGGATCACGCACCACATCAAGCACCGGCGAGTAGGTCGCTGCTCCGCCCTGGCTGCGGGTCTCAAGCGCCACCACCCGGCACATCTCCCGGTACAGCTCCGGGTTCCACATGCTGCCCAGCGCAAGCGGAACCGGAAATACAGTGGCGCCTATCGCCATGTGTCCGTGCGAGCATTCTTCCCCGAACAGAATAGGAATACCAAGCCGGCTCTCCTTCATCGCATAAGCCTGAATGGCATTAACGGCCTCCGCCCCCTCCTTCGGGGACAGGCCGGTCTTCAGCGTGACCCCGGTCCACGGGTCGGCACGCAGCGTCCCATACAGGGAGCCTACGCCTCCAGCAGCAACCTGGCGCTTGAAGGCCTCGGTCATGCCTGTGGTTCCGTCCGCTTGCTTCTCATAGCACTGCCAGCCGAAAGGCTGGACTAATTGTCCAGCCTTCTCTCCAAGTGTCATGCGCTGCAGCAGGTCCTGCACCCGATCTTCCACAGGCCGTGCTTTATCCTTATAGATCATTTTTACAGCACCTTTCTGCATTAGTCATTCGTGCCGCTCACTCTCGGCACTTCAGAGGATGATATTTCAAAGAAGATGGATAGCGCCTGCAGAAATTAGTTGGTTTTCCAGCGGTCATACGCAGCCTGATTAATCTCAGCTACACGCTCTCCGCCCATCTTCTTGACCGTCGCCACATAGTTATCCCAGCCGGTAAGCGGTTCGGCTCCGGTAATGAACTTCGCTTCCATCTGCTTCACATACGTGCTGAGATCCGAATTCAGGCTGCTGATCTCGGTCTGCTCTTCCACCGTTAGGAACAGGGCCGGGAACGGAATCCGTGCGCCCCGATCCAGCAACTTCTGCTTGGTCTCCTGCTCGACCCAGAGGTCAAAGTCCGTCTTCAGCCCCTTATTGATGTCATCCATGGACAGGGTTGGTGCAGGAATACCGTAATTCGGCGTTAAGGTGGCCCGGAAATCTTCCATTTCCTTGCCGTCAGGTACAGGCAGGTATTGCTTCACACGGTTGTCTTTGTCGGTGTACTCCCAGAGCGTTCCCTCCGGTCCTTTATTGAAGAACAGAGCTCCTTCATAGGAATAGAGGTAATCTACCCAGCGGAGCGAGGCTTCCGGTGCAGGATTGCTGTTCGTAATGGCAAAAGCGCCTGTCGTAATCCCTCTGTTCTTGGCAATCGCCGGAGCGGCCACCGATTCACTGCGTACAGGAGCGAACATCGGATCTGCCGTGGACGGCTCCCCGCCCTTGGTCATATAGGCATGCCAGTCGGAAAAGAGCGCCACGCGGTTATTCTGCGCCTTGGCCTTCTTCTGCTCCGCCGTCTGCGAGAAGCTCTCATGATCCAGCAGCTCCTCGGACCACAGGCGGTTCATATACGTCAGGTACTCCTTATAGCCCTCTTCAAGCGGGGTATAGTGTACCTTGTCTGCATCGTCTACATAGATCTCTTCTTCATAGACGCCGAAGGCGCCCAGCAGCCAGGTGCGGATATCACGCAGGTTCGCGGCCGTTGTCGTCACCGAAGAGATCGGAATTTCATCGGCGGTTCCGTTGCCGTTCGGATCTTCCTCCTTCACCCGCTTCAGGTAGGTGTACAGCTCCTCTGTCGTTTCAGGCAGTTTATCGATGTTCAGGGCCTTCAGGAAGTCCCCGTTATACCACATGGGGTTGCGGTACCAGTGCTGGCTCATTTCCACCACCGGCAGGGAGTAGATATGACCGTCCGGGGCTGTGATCGACTTGCGGACATCCGGGTTCTCCGCAAGCAGCGCCTTGAAGTTCGGGGCATACTCTTCGATCAGGTCTTCAAGGGGGATCAGAATCCCCTGTTCTCCGTAATTCATCTGCTCGGCCGTCGTCAGACCGGCCGCATAGAAGATATCCGGGTAATCGCCGCTGGCGAACACCAGATTCTTTTTGGTCTCGAAGCTGTCCTTCGGCGCATTTTTATATTCCATCGTAATACCGGTCTTCTCCTTCATCTGCTGGAGCACCGGCATGTTCTCCCAGTTCTGAATGCCCACATCCGGCGCCATCAGCGTCAGGGTTACGGGTTCGCTAACAATCGGGAAGCCCTCCTTGTTCACCGTGGCCTCCCCGGTACTCTTATTCGCGGTGCCTTCATTAGAGCTCCCGCAGCCTGCCAGCAGTCCAAGAATTACAGCCGAAGACAGCAGAATCTTCCATGGTTTACGTGTGATCTGCATTAATAATTCCTCCCTTAGGTTCATTACATTTTAACCTTTTAACCTTTCACAGAGCCAATCATGACCCCTTGGACAAAATAACGCTGCAGGAACGGGTAGACCGCCACAATCGGCAGTGTCGAGACGACGATGACGCCATATTTGACCAGCGATGCTGTTTCTGCCTTATTATTCATGGCCATAGCTACCTCGCCGTTGATCGCAGCGCCTGTGGTCTCAGCCGACATTTCCTGCAGGACCAGGATCTGGCGCAGCACCATCTGCAGCGGATACTTGGCTTCATCGTTCAAGTAGATCAGGGACGGGAAATAGCTGTTCCAGTGTCCAACCCCGTAGAACAGGGCCATCACGGCGATAATCGGCGCGGACAGCGGCAGGATAATGCGGATAAACAGCTTCAGATTCGTACAGCCGTCGATGTGGGCCGCTTCCTGTAATTCTTTTGGAATCGTGGACTGGAAAAAGGTGCGGGCGACCACGATGTTCCACACCGATGCAGCCACCGGCAGAATCAACGCTCCCATGCTGTTAATGAGGCCCAGGTTCTTAACCAGCAGATACGTCGGCACCAGCCCGCCGCTGAAGAACATTGTGAATAGAATGAGGCCCATGAACAGCTGGCGTCCGACAAAATCAGACCGGCTCAGCGCATATGCAGCAGGCAGCGTAACCGCCAGATTAAGCAGAGTGCCCACCGCTGTGTAGATGATGGTATTGAGATATCCGTTCCAAATCTTCGGGTTCTCGAACACCAGCTTGTAGCCGTCCAGCGTCACATTCTTCGGGAACAGCCACATGGCGCCCGAATTGACATCCTGCGGCGAACTGATGGACGCGCTGAGGATGTAGATCAGCGGATAGAGGACCACTACCAGCGCAAGGCACAGATAGATGTAGGTGCTGATCAGAAACAGCTTATCTCCCCTGGATTCTTTCATGGCAGTAATCAAATACTTCAACTCCTTTCTACCAGAGGCTGTTCTCACTGGTGCGTTTGGCAATCCGGTTCACGGTAACGAGCAGTATTACATTGACGACCGAGTTGAACAATCCGACAGCCGTCGAGAAGCTGTATTGGGCGTTCACCAGACCGGCCCGGTAGACATAGGTGGATATGACATCGGAGGCTTCCATGTTGAGCGAATTCTGCAGCAGCAGGATTTTCTCGAAGCCCAGGCCCAAAATGTTACCCATGTTCAGAATCAGCATGATCGTAATCGTGGGTATAATGGTCGGCAGGTTGATATGCAGCACCCGCTTGATCCGGCTGGCTCCATCCACAATGGCCGCTTCATGCAGCTGGGGATCTACGCCAGACAGGGCCGCGAGATAGATGATCGTCCCCCACCCGGTGCTCTGCCAGACGCCCAAGAAGACGTACACCGTCTTGAACCAGGCAGGATCGGTCAGAAATTGCGCCGGCTGGAAGCCCAGGAATTCAATGAACCGGATAATCACTCCGCTGGAGGGCGACAGGAAGGTAATAATCATCCCCGCCATGACGACCACTGAAATGAAATGCGGCGCATAGGTAACCGTCTGGACCGACTTCTTGAACGGGCCGTTGCGGACCTCATTGAAGGCCAGGGCCAGAATGATCGGCAGCGGAAACCCGATGGCAAGCTCATAGAAGCTGATGCTGAACGTGTTCCACAGCAGATCCCAGAAGAAATAAGAATTGAAGAACCGTTCGAAATGGTCGAAGCCTACCCAGTCGCTGCCCGTAATGCCTTTGGAGGGTACGAAGTTCTTGAAGGCAATTTGAATGCCGTACATCGGACCATAATGAAAGATGAAGAAATACAGTAACGCGGGAAGCATGAACAGATAGAGCTCCCAATTCTGCCAGATTCTTTTGCCAAGGGACTTGTTCCCCTTCATTCTCCCACTCCTCTCTATGTTAGTTTTCATTACACATAAATCTGTATCCGCTTCGCATTCTTGCTATGGCCTTTCCTGCTAACGCTTACATCCCAAATTGTAGAGAAACTAAGCTGACACCGTAAATATGTAGGTTGTGCATTGTCATGTTAACGGAGTGTAAAACCGCGCTGCTACGGGGCTTATGGGCTGAATAACTTCGATGGGCTGCCGCTGGCTGACTGCCGTAAATGTGTGAATTATGAACCCTCCTCCCCCCTGCAAAAGTTACATATTGTGATCCCCCGGCAGGTATGCAAACATTTGCTACGAATGCCGACACTACAACACCCGACTGAAGATATAGGAGGTTTCTGTCATGACCCGTACAACTGCCCACCTGATTTCACACACCCATTGGGACCGGGAATGGTATATGCCTTACGAGCGTCACCATGTGCTGCTGGCGAAGCTAATGAACGAACTCCTTGAGACGCTGGAGCAGGACACGCGCTACCGGTACTTCCACCTGGACGGACAGACCATTATTATTGAAGATTATCTGCAGGTTCATCCTGAGCGGAGAGAGCAGCTGGAGCGGTTCATCCGCGAAGGCCGGATTGTCATCGGCCCCTGGTATGTGCTCCAGGATGAATTCCTGACCAGCTCCGAGGCCAATGTGCGCAATCTGCTGATCGGCCATCAGGACGCGGCGAAATATGGCGTCATCTCGAAGCTCGGCTACTTCCCCGATTCCTTCGGCAATATAGGCCAAGCCCCCCAGCTTCTCCAGCAGGCTGATATCGGGACTGCGGTGTTCGGCCGCGGTGTGAAGCCGACGGGCTTCGATAATATGGTCGGCGAACTGAACAGCACCAGCTATGAGTCGCCCTACTCCGAGATGTACTGGGAATCCCCCGACGGCTCGTCCGTGCTTGGACTGCTGTTTGCGAACTGGTACAGCAACGGCAATGAGGTGCCCGTAGATGCAGGGGAAGCCAAGGTTTTCTGGGACAAAAAAATCGCGGATGCCGGCAAATACGCCTCCACCCCGGAACTGCTGTTCATGAACGGCTGTGATCATCAGCCGGTGCAGCGTGATCTCGCGGATGCGCTGGAGACAGCCCGGAAGCTGTACCCGGACACGGACTTCGTCCACTCCAGCTTCGAGGAATACCTGAAGGCGCTGGCGCCTTCGCTGCCCGAGGATCTGGTTACCGTGCACGGCGAGCTGCGCAGCCAGCATACGGACGGCTGGGGGACGCTGGTGAATACTGCTTCCGCCCGCGTCTACCTGAAGCAGCTCAACCAGCAGGGCCAGACACTGCTGGAGAAGGGCGCAGAGCCGCTGGCCGCACTGGCTTATCTGGTCAGCGGACAGGCCTACCCCCATGCCCTGCTGACCTACGCCTGGAAGACGCTGATGCAGAATCACCCGCATGACAGCATCTGCGGCTGCAGCGTAGATGAGGTCCACCGCGAGATGATCAGCCGCTTCGAGAAAAGCCGCCATGTAGGCGAAGCTATTATTGAAGAGAGTCTGAAGGCGGTATCCGCACAGATCGGAACCCGGAATGTAGCCGCCTGGGGCGAATCTGTGCTGCCGGTGACGGTCTTCAATACTACCGGCTGGGAACGCAGCGGAACAGTAAGCGTGGAGCTCATCTTCGCCAAGCGTTATTTCAAGGAAGGGCCGAACCCTACCGCCATTGGCGAAGCGCTGGATCAGCTTCCGCTTGACCTGGAGGGCGGTCGGCTAGTGGACTCCGAAGGGCAGATCGTAGCTTGCCGGGCGGAGGATCTGGGCAGCCGGTTCGGCTACGAGCTGCCGGACGACCAGTTCCGCAAGCCTTATATGGCCCGGATGGTCCGGCTGACCTTCGAGGCTGCGCAGGTGCCGCCGTTAGGCTACAGCACCTACGCCTGGGTGAAGCCAGCGGGTGGGTACGCCGGGGCTGCTGCCGAGGGTCCGCTTAAGCTGCTGGAACGGGGGATGGAGAATGAATTCCTGGCTGTCCGCATCCATGAGGATGGCTCTTATGATGTAACGGATAAGCGGACCAGCAGGGTCTTCGCAGGACTCGGCGTCTATGAGAACTGCGGCGATATCGGCAATGAATATGTGTTCCGCCAGCCGGAGGGCGATGCTGCACTGACGACCAAGGGCCTTGCCGCCCGGATCTCGCTGGCTGAGCATGAGCCTTACCGCATCACCTATGAAATCGTGCATGAATGGGCTATTCCCGCTTCCGCCGATGCTTCGTTCGAGGACGAGAAGCGCAGAATGGTGCCCTTCCGGCAGCGCAAGGCCGGACGTTCTGCGGAGCAGGCTCCACTGCGGATTGTAACCCGGATCAGCCTGGAGGCCGGCGGGAGAGGCGTTCAGGTTTCTGCCTCGTTCAATAATCAGGCCAAGGACCACCGGCTGCGCGTGCTTGTCCCTACCGGGCTGGCGGCGTCCACCCTGCGGGCCGACTCCATCTTCGAAGCCGCTGAACGCGAGATTGAGCCAGCACCGGACTGGATCAACCCGAGCAATGCCCAGCACCAGCAGGCTTACGTCAGCGTGTCGGACGGCAGCGCCGGCCTGCTGGTAGCCAACAAGGGGCTGAATGAATATGAGGTGCTGCGGGACGGCAGCACTACCATTGCTGACACCCTGCTGCGCAGCGTGTCAGAGCTGGGTGACTGGGGCGTGTTCCCTACACCGGAAGCTCAGTGCCTCGGTGAGCAGACTGTTGAATTCGCGGTCCGTCCCTTCGCCGGGGATGCGGACTGGACGGAAGCCTGTGCGTGGGCCTACCAGTACCAGGTGCCTTGGTTCACCGTTCAGACCGGCTGGCAGGAGGGTTCCCTCCCTGCGGTCTATCAGCCGCTGGAGTGGCAGGGCCGCACCCTGGCGCTGTCCGCCTTCAAAATGTCCGCAGACCATGAGGACATCATTCTGCGCTGGTACAATCTGGCGGGAGCGGAGCAGGAGCTCGCGTTGACGCCGCATTTTCCGGTGGAGGCTGTACATGCCAGTGATATTCTGGAACGGCGGAAGCACCAGGAAGTCTTAGATGAAGGAATACTCCGCAGCTCCATCGGCAAAGCCCAAATTGTCACCTATGCTCTGCAAATAGCACAACCCTAAATCCACTATGCCTGAGGAGGAATTATACTATGAACCTGCCAGCTTCCATTACCACCTATCTGAATGAGGCCGATGAACGGCTTGCCCACCACCCGAAACTGCAGCAGTTGTTCCGCAACTGCTTCCCGAACACGCTGGAGACCACGACCAAGCTGCTGGAAGACGGCACGACCTTCGTGTTCACTGGCGATATCCCGGCCATGTGGCTGCGCGATTCGACGGAGCAGGTGCGGCACTATATTCCTTTTGCCAAAAACGACCCTGAATTGCAGCGGATTCTCCGCGGCCTGATTGCCCGCCAGATGTTCTATGTGAATATTGATCCGTACACCAATGCCTTCAACGAGACGGCAAGCGACAAGCATTACCGCGATACGGACGACTGTAACTTGAACCCGTGGATGTGGGAGCGCAAATATGAGCTGGACTCCCTCTGCTTCGTCGTTCAACTGGCTTATATGTACTGGAAGGAAGCGGAGCAGACCGATATCTTCGATGCCGCCTGCTACCAGGCGCTGACCTCCATCGTGAACACGATCGAGACCGAGCAGCATCACGGGGAGAAGTCTCCTTACCATTTCATCCGCCAGACGCTTCAGGATACGGAGACACTGCATAATAACGGACGCGGAATGCCGGTCAACTACACCGGGATGAGCTGGTCGGGCTTCCGCCCGAGCGATGACAGCTGCGAATTCGGCTACAATATTCCCTCGAATATGTTCGCTGTGGTGATTCTGGGGTATATCGGCGAGATGGCAAGCGAGGTCTACCAGGATGAGCGGCTGGCGGCGAGAGCGGCGAAGCTGCGCAAGGAGATCGACTTCGGTATCCGCACCTACGGCATCGTGACCCATCCGAAATACGGCAGAATCTATGCCTATGAGACGGACGGCTACGGCAATTACTCGCTGATGGACGATGCCGGAACTCCGGGGCTGATCTCCATTCCTTACATTGGTTATGTGGGCGTGGAGGATGAGATCTATCAGAACACCCGCCGGTTCGCCCTCAGCTTCGACAACCCGTTCTACTTCGAGGGCAAGCACGCCAAGGGCATCGGTAGTCCGCACACTCCGGGCGGTTACGTCTGGCATATGGCGCTGTCCATGCAGGCGCTGACGGCGGATAACGATGAGGAAATCAAAGAGCTGATCGATATGCTGATCCGCACCGATGCCGATACCGGCTACATGCACGAAGGCTTCCACCCGGATAACCCAGCCGACTTCTCGCGCGAGTGGTTCGCCTGGTCCAACAGCCTGTTCGCTACGCTGATCGGCAAGGCGATGGATAAGGGGCTGGTCTAGTCCAGGGAAGCCTATTCAGCTCATTTTTCAGATATCCAGACAACTATTCCTATACAAAAACGGCTACGGCCTCCTTGATTTCAAGGGGCCGTAGCCGTTTTTGTGATAAAGCTGGCAATTTAGCCCGCGTCCAGCGGATTGAGGTGCACTAGTACCCTTCATTCTCACATTTGGCCCGCGTCCAGCGATATCAGGTGCATTAATACCCTTCATTTCCACTTTTGGCCCGCATCCGCGGAATTCAGGTGCATTAATACCCTTCATTCTCACTTTTGGCTCACGTCCGGCGAATTCAAAGGGATTTATCCCTCTCCTCCCCCCATTTAGCCCACTTCCGGCGAATTCAGAGGGATTTATCCCCCTGAATCTCCACTCAGCCCGCGTCCGGTAGCCCATCCTCATACTCATCTTATCTACGCCAGACAGTTCTCCTTACTCCTTTACACATAACAAACGGCTGCGTCCTCCTTGAACTCAAGGAGGACGCAGCCGTCTACAGGTTAACCAATCTTCTATTTAGTAGCCGCTCTGGCTCTGCTCGCCCTTGGCAATGGCTACGCCGCCGCTGGTTCCGATCCGGCTGGCGCCTGCGCCGATCATTACGAGCGCGTCTTCCGCGCTGCGTACACCGCCGGAGGCCTTCACGCCGATCTCAGGGCCGACCGTTGCCCGCATCAGGGCGATATCTTCCTTCGTTGCCCCGCCGGTCGAGAAGCCGGTTGAGGTCTTCACGAAGTCTGCGCCCGCTTCTACAGCAAGCTTGCAGGCACGGACCTTCTCCTCTTCAGTCAGCAGGCAGGCTTCAATAATAACCTTGGTCAGCGCTTTGCCGCGCGCGGCTTCAACTACAGCAACCATATCGCGCTTCACCAGCTCGTCATTGCCGTCCTTCAGTGCGCCGATATTGATGACCATATCCACCTCACCGGCACCGTTCGCAATGGCATCCTTCGTCTCAAAAGCCTTAGCCTCAGGAGTCGATGCCCCCAGCGGGAAGCCGATTACTGTACATACCTTCACTTCCGGTGTATCCTTCAGTACGGCATGCGCCGTGGCCACCCAAGCCGGATTCACGCACACAGAGGCGAATTTATAGGCTTTGGCCTCTTCGGCAAGCTTGATAATATCGTCTTTCCGGGCATCCGCCTTCAGCAGCGTATGATCAATAATCCCGGATATTGTAGTTTCACTCATGTTCAATTCCTCCATATAATCGGAAATAGATGTTCACATCCCTTGTAATCATACCAATAGTTGGACGCTTTTGAAAGCTGGAGGGCATAACATCTGCTA
This genomic interval from Paenibacillus sp. FSL H8-0332 contains the following:
- a CDS encoding alpha-mannosidase — protein: MTRTTAHLISHTHWDREWYMPYERHHVLLAKLMNELLETLEQDTRYRYFHLDGQTIIIEDYLQVHPERREQLERFIREGRIVIGPWYVLQDEFLTSSEANVRNLLIGHQDAAKYGVISKLGYFPDSFGNIGQAPQLLQQADIGTAVFGRGVKPTGFDNMVGELNSTSYESPYSEMYWESPDGSSVLGLLFANWYSNGNEVPVDAGEAKVFWDKKIADAGKYASTPELLFMNGCDHQPVQRDLADALETARKLYPDTDFVHSSFEEYLKALAPSLPEDLVTVHGELRSQHTDGWGTLVNTASARVYLKQLNQQGQTLLEKGAEPLAALAYLVSGQAYPHALLTYAWKTLMQNHPHDSICGCSVDEVHREMISRFEKSRHVGEAIIEESLKAVSAQIGTRNVAAWGESVLPVTVFNTTGWERSGTVSVELIFAKRYFKEGPNPTAIGEALDQLPLDLEGGRLVDSEGQIVACRAEDLGSRFGYELPDDQFRKPYMARMVRLTFEAAQVPPLGYSTYAWVKPAGGYAGAAAEGPLKLLERGMENEFLAVRIHEDGSYDVTDKRTSRVFAGLGVYENCGDIGNEYVFRQPEGDAALTTKGLAARISLAEHEPYRITYEIVHEWAIPASADASFEDEKRRMVPFRQRKAGRSAEQAPLRIVTRISLEAGGRGVQVSASFNNQAKDHRLRVLVPTGLAASTLRADSIFEAAEREIEPAPDWINPSNAQHQQAYVSVSDGSAGLLVANKGLNEYEVLRDGSTTIADTLLRSVSELGDWGVFPTPEAQCLGEQTVEFAVRPFAGDADWTEACAWAYQYQVPWFTVQTGWQEGSLPAVYQPLEWQGRTLALSAFKMSADHEDIILRWYNLAGAEQELALTPHFPVEAVHASDILERRKHQEVLDEGILRSSIGKAQIVTYALQIAQP
- a CDS encoding carbohydrate ABC transporter permease encodes the protein MITAMKESRGDKLFLISTYIYLCLALVVVLYPLIYILSASISSPQDVNSGAMWLFPKNVTLDGYKLVFENPKIWNGYLNTIIYTAVGTLLNLAVTLPAAYALSRSDFVGRQLFMGLILFTMFFSGGLVPTYLLVKNLGLINSMGALILPVAASVWNIVVARTFFQSTIPKELQEAAHIDGCTNLKLFIRIILPLSAPIIAVMALFYGVGHWNSYFPSLIYLNDEAKYPLQMVLRQILVLQEMSAETTGAAINGEVAMAMNNKAETASLVKYGVIVVSTLPIVAVYPFLQRYFVQGVMIGSVKG
- a CDS encoding ABC transporter permease subunit; protein product: MKGNKSLGKRIWQNWELYLFMLPALLYFFIFHYGPMYGIQIAFKNFVPSKGITGSDWVGFDHFERFFNSYFFWDLLWNTFSISFYELAIGFPLPIILALAFNEVRNGPFKKSVQTVTYAPHFISVVVMAGMIITFLSPSSGVIIRFIEFLGFQPAQFLTDPAWFKTVYVFLGVWQSTGWGTIIYLAALSGVDPQLHEAAIVDGASRIKRVLHINLPTIIPTITIMLILNMGNILGLGFEKILLLQNSLNMEASDVISTYVYRAGLVNAQYSFSTAVGLFNSVVNVILLVTVNRIAKRTSENSLW
- a CDS encoding extracellular solute-binding protein, whose protein sequence is MQITRKPWKILLSSAVILGLLAGCGSSNEGTANKSTGEATVNKEGFPIVSEPVTLTLMAPDVGIQNWENMPVLQQMKEKTGITMEYKNAPKDSFETKKNLVFASGDYPDIFYAAGLTTAEQMNYGEQGILIPLEDLIEEYAPNFKALLAENPDVRKSITAPDGHIYSLPVVEMSQHWYRNPMWYNGDFLKALNIDKLPETTEELYTYLKRVKEEDPNGNGTADEIPISSVTTTAANLRDIRTWLLGAFGVYEEEIYVDDADKVHYTPLEEGYKEYLTYMNRLWSEELLDHESFSQTAEQKKAKAQNNRVALFSDWHAYMTKGGEPSTADPMFAPVRSESVAAPAIAKNRGITTGAFAITNSNPAPEASLRWVDYLYSYEGALFFNKGPEGTLWEYTDKDNRVKQYLPVPDGKEMEDFRATLTPNYGIPAPTLSMDDINKGLKTDFDLWVEQETKQKLLDRGARIPFPALFLTVEEQTEISSLNSDLSTYVKQMEAKFITGAEPLTGWDNYVATVKKMGGERVAEINQAAYDRWKTN